The following coding sequences are from one Desulfitibacter sp. BRH_c19 window:
- a CDS encoding polysaccharide biosynthesis protein, with protein MFKYLRTFALILIDIIFVNAALFLALIIRFEGVSTIPAQYLESFLNLAPIFTVIRIVCFYLFGLYNRVWKYASIGELISIVYAVTAGTIINISLTYFVIEGGSLPLPRSVFILSWMLIILIVGGSRLAWRLLRDDHLYNIFKNGGKHILIIGAGDSGVIITKELRRHYKEEIKIVGFIDDDKDKQNLRVLGLRVLGGRDKIPEVVQKLGVEEIILAIPSAQGSEIREIVDICHTTEAVVKTLPGIYDLVEGNITVNHIREVQVEDLLGRDPVKVDLEEICQYLKNQVVLVTGAGGSIGSELCRQIITFEPSKLLLIDNCENNMYDIEMELRQTNPHLEILPLTKDVKDKQAIEQIFKAYNPQVVFHAAAHKHVPLMEANPEEAIKNNVRGTYNTAYAADLCGTKKFVLISTDKAVNPSSVMGASKRVAEMFIQHLDKTSRTNFVAVRFGNVLGSRGSVVPLFKKQIAEGGPITVTHEEMIRYFMTIPEAVQLVIQAGAMAKGGEVFVLDMGEPVRIMDLAKSLIKLSGLEPGKDIEIVVTGIRPGEKLYEELLTAEEGVNSTTHKRIFVAKPNHLNDSLIEKTMADLRAGKYPTDNNKTIKFLKAFLPDFREENRAEKIG; from the coding sequence ATGTTTAAATACTTACGTACATTTGCTTTAATATTAATTGATATTATTTTTGTCAATGCTGCGTTATTCTTAGCATTAATAATACGTTTTGAAGGGGTAAGTACTATCCCTGCTCAGTATTTGGAATCATTTTTAAATCTTGCCCCTATCTTTACTGTAATTCGCATAGTTTGCTTTTATTTATTTGGTTTATACAATCGAGTTTGGAAATATGCTAGTATTGGTGAACTAATAAGCATTGTTTATGCAGTTACAGCAGGTACCATTATTAACATTTCTCTAACCTATTTTGTTATAGAAGGTGGGAGTCTGCCCTTACCAAGAAGCGTCTTTATATTAAGCTGGATGCTCATTATTTTGATTGTAGGAGGGTCTCGGCTTGCATGGAGGCTGCTTAGAGATGATCACCTTTACAATATTTTTAAAAATGGAGGCAAGCATATTCTCATTATAGGGGCTGGAGATTCTGGAGTAATCATTACCAAAGAGTTAAGAAGACATTATAAAGAAGAAATCAAAATCGTAGGTTTTATTGATGACGATAAGGATAAACAAAATTTGCGGGTTTTAGGGTTAAGAGTATTAGGCGGTAGAGATAAAATTCCTGAAGTAGTTCAAAAACTTGGGGTTGAAGAAATCATTTTAGCAATCCCCTCAGCACAAGGTAGTGAGATAAGGGAAATAGTTGATATATGTCATACTACAGAGGCAGTAGTAAAAACCCTGCCAGGAATTTATGACCTTGTAGAAGGTAATATTACTGTTAATCATATTAGAGAAGTGCAGGTTGAAGACCTGCTCGGTAGAGATCCTGTTAAGGTAGATCTAGAAGAAATATGTCAATATCTAAAAAATCAGGTGGTTCTTGTGACAGGAGCAGGGGGCTCTATAGGTTCAGAGCTGTGCAGGCAGATAATTACTTTTGAGCCATCAAAATTACTATTGATTGATAACTGTGAAAATAACATGTATGACATAGAAATGGAACTTAGACAAACAAATCCTCATCTTGAAATACTTCCCCTAACCAAAGATGTTAAGGATAAGCAGGCAATAGAGCAAATATTTAAGGCATATAACCCACAAGTGGTCTTTCATGCTGCTGCTCATAAACATGTTCCCCTGATGGAGGCCAATCCTGAAGAAGCAATTAAGAACAATGTGCGTGGAACATATAATACTGCTTATGCAGCTGACCTTTGCGGAACAAAAAAATTCGTTTTAATCTCAACAGATAAAGCTGTCAATCCTAGTAGTGTCATGGGTGCAAGTAAAAGGGTAGCAGAAATGTTTATTCAGCATTTGGACAAAACCAGCAGAACAAACTTTGTTGCTGTGCGTTTTGGTAATGTGCTTGGTAGTAGAGGAAGTGTGGTGCCCTTATTTAAAAAGCAAATAGCAGAGGGTGGACCAATTACTGTAACCCATGAGGAAATGATTAGATATTTTATGACCATACCTGAGGCAGTTCAGCTTGTTATACAAGCTGGAGCAATGGCAAAAGGTGGAGAAGTATTTGTATTAGATATGGGTGAACCAGTTAGGATTATGGATTTAGCCAAGAGTCTTATCAAACTTTCAGGGTTAGAACCTGGAAAGGATATTGAGATTGTTGTCACGGGAATTCGCCCTGGAGAAAAGCTATACGAAGAACTTCTAACTGCAGAAGAAGGAGTAAATTCCACAACTCATAAAAGGATTTTTGTTGCAAAGCCAAACCATCTCAATGACAGCTTAATAGAAAAAACTATGGCCGATCTACGTGCTGGTAAATACCCAACTGATAATAATAAAACTATTAAATTTTTAAAGGCATTTTTGCCAGACTTTCGCGAAGAAAATAGGGCCGAGAAAATAGGATGA
- a CDS encoding DNA-binding protein: protein MVGDKDIDLKAIGQRIRGEREKLGLSREKFAEIIGLSDYYVGQLERGERQMSLPVLVKISKHLRESLDYLIFGAVNQDASYFLEGNDHYGVSNGNMDKSKEINVLLDKCSDTELELIYKVIRTILPYLS from the coding sequence ATGGTAGGTGACAAAGATATAGATCTCAAGGCGATTGGACAAAGAATACGGGGAGAAAGAGAAAAGCTAGGTCTTTCACGAGAGAAATTTGCAGAGATTATTGGGCTTTCAGACTACTATGTTGGACAATTAGAACGTGGAGAAAGGCAAATGAGTCTTCCTGTTTTGGTTAAAATCAGTAAGCATTTGCGGGAATCTTTGGATTACCTGATCTTTGGAGCTGTTAACCAGGATGCTAGTTATTTCTTGGAAGGTAATGATCATTATGGGGTATCTAACGGTAATATGGATAAGAGCAAGGAGATTAATGTTTTACTAGACAAGTGTTCAGATACGGAGCTAGAGCTAATTTATAAGGTTATAAGAACAATACTTCCTTATTTAAGCTAA
- a CDS encoding DNA polymerase subunit beta, which produces MVKLDKNKIESIINYLLEKVDPYLIILFGSVAKGYMRADSDVDLGFLSDKKLDNYEIFLIAQGLADILGREVDLVDLDQASTVFQAQVISSGKVIYCNNEKRRKLFEIVVLKKYVRLNEERKPILEKIKERGNIYG; this is translated from the coding sequence ATGGTTAAATTAGATAAAAATAAAATTGAATCTATTATAAATTACCTTCTGGAAAAAGTAGATCCTTATCTAATTATTTTATTCGGCTCTGTTGCTAAGGGATATATGAGGGCAGATAGTGATGTAGATTTAGGTTTTTTAAGCGATAAGAAACTAGACAACTATGAAATATTTCTAATTGCTCAAGGTTTAGCAGATATTTTAGGGAGAGAAGTTGATTTGGTTGATTTAGATCAAGCTTCCACAGTCTTTCAAGCCCAAGTTATTAGTTCTGGTAAGGTCATTTACTGTAATAATGAAAAAAGAAGAAAGCTTTTTGAGATAGTGGTTTTAAAAAAATATGTCCGATTAAATGAAGAGCGAAAACCTATCTTGGAGAAAATTAAGGAAAGAGGTAATATATATGGATAG
- a CDS encoding 6-phosphofructokinase, whose amino-acid sequence MRIGVLTGGGDCPGLNAVIRAITRSGLYRGDKIFGFKDGFKGLIENRYISLNHDSVSGILARGGTILGTTNRDNPFKFKQIIEGKEVFVDMSEVIKENYNSLGLDCLVVIGGDGSMRLANEISARTDIKIIGVPKTIDNDIVGTEMTFGFNTAVDVATQALDRLHTTAESHHRVMILEVMGRDAGWIALHAGMAGGADIILIPEIPYTLEVINKTIQERIARGKNFSLIIVAEGVKNLTGDQIIQSGIPKDIFNIPRLGGISNWLAKIIEDYTGIESRATILGHLQRGGSPNSFDRVFATQLGAKAAELAADERFGEMVALRDNKIVSIPLEEVKGIRLVSLEDPLVKTCREIGLSFGEGQK is encoded by the coding sequence ATGCGTATAGGAGTATTGACAGGTGGGGGAGATTGTCCTGGTCTAAATGCAGTAATTAGAGCGATAACAAGATCAGGGCTTTACCGGGGTGATAAGATATTTGGTTTTAAAGATGGCTTTAAAGGGTTGATAGAAAATAGATATATTTCTCTAAATCATGATAGTGTATCAGGCATCTTAGCACGTGGTGGAACAATTTTGGGTACAACCAACAGAGATAATCCTTTCAAGTTCAAGCAGATTATAGAAGGAAAAGAAGTATTTGTAGATATGTCTGAGGTAATCAAAGAAAACTACAATAGCTTAGGGTTGGATTGCCTAGTAGTTATAGGTGGTGATGGTTCCATGAGGCTTGCCAATGAAATATCAGCCAGAACTGATATTAAAATAATAGGAGTTCCCAAGACCATAGATAATGATATCGTCGGGACAGAAATGACCTTTGGATTTAATACTGCCGTTGATGTTGCAACACAGGCATTGGATAGATTACACACAACTGCAGAATCTCATCACAGGGTAATGATCTTAGAAGTAATGGGCCGGGATGCAGGCTGGATTGCTCTTCATGCAGGCATGGCAGGGGGAGCTGATATCATCCTCATACCTGAAATCCCCTATACTCTCGAGGTAATAAATAAGACTATTCAAGAAAGAATAGCTCGTGGTAAAAACTTCAGCTTGATTATAGTAGCAGAGGGAGTTAAAAATCTGACTGGGGATCAAATTATTCAATCAGGAATACCAAAGGATATCTTTAATATCCCAAGGTTAGGCGGGATCAGTAACTGGCTGGCTAAGATAATTGAAGACTATACAGGAATAGAATCCAGAGCAACTATTCTCGGGCATCTGCAGCGGGGCGGCTCTCCTAATAGCTTTGACAGGGTCTTTGCCACTCAACTAGGAGCTAAAGCAGCAGAGCTAGCTGCTGATGAAAGATTCGGAGAAATGGTAGCACTAAGAGATAATAAAATTGTAAGCATTCCATTGGAAGAGGTTAAAGGTATACGCCTCGTCTCGCTAGAAGATCCCCTTGTAAAAACATGCCGAGAAATAGGTCTGTCTTTTGGGGAAGGGCAAAAGTAA